GCCACGTAGGTGGCCCGCAGCACGGCGCGCGGGCTCGCCGGAGCCTCGGTCTCACGGTCGCCGGCGGCGAGCCGGGCGACGAAGTCCGGGTTCGCCGTGCCGGCGCCGGTGCCGGCGAAGTCGGGGGTGGTCGGCGTGCCGGCCAGGTCGCGGGTGCCGCCGAAACCGTACGGGGAGACCGGTGCCGCGAGCAGCAGCGCGCCCACCCGGTGCGGATGGTCGACCAGCAGTCGCATCGCCACTCCGCCACCGAGGGAGTGCCCGACCACCACCGGACGAGCGTCGGCACCGAAGAGCGTCGGATCGTCCAGCAGGGCGGCTACATCGTCGGCGAAGTCCCGCAGGCCTCGGGTGGCGTCAACCGGGGCCGTCTCGGAGTCGCCGTACCCCCGCAGGTCGGGGGCGACCACCCGCAGCGTCGGCGGCAGACGCCGGACCAGCGGCTCCCAGAACAGCGCGGACGAGCAGTTGCCGTGGATCAGCAGCACCGGTGTGCCATCCGGCGGGCCGGCCACCCGTACCGCCTGGGTGATGCCGTTCGCCGTCACGGTCCGCTGCTCGGTCTCCATCCGCGGCATGCTGCCACGCCGGCCTTCGCCGGTCCAGGTGCCGGAGAGCCACCCGGCGGCGCTGCCCGGTGTGGCCGACCGCCAGGACATCCCGGCGGGTGCCGGCGCGCGGTCAGCGCCGCGCGCTGGGCGGCGTGGCCAACGGCAGCGGCAGTGTCGGTCGGACGTCCCGCCGGGACGGACCGAAGCTGAGCCCCACCGGATCGGTGTGCGCCACCCCGGGATCGAACAGGCGCAGCTCGGTACGGCCGAGCCGGATCACGTCGCCGTCGGAGAGTCGTTCCACCTCGGTGATCCGGCGATCGTTGAGCCAGGTGCCGTTGGTGGAGCCCAGGTCCCGCAGTGACGGGCCTTCCGGGGTCAACCACACCTCAGCGTGGCAACGGCTCAGGTGCGGGTCGTTGATCACCACGTGGCAGGTCGGCGCCCGGCCGATCACCTGCGCTTCGACCCGCAGTCGAAAGCTCGCCCCGCGCATCGGCCCACCCGCGACCGTCAACAGCGGCATCAGTTCCGGACGTTCCTCCATGGACAGTCAGCCCTCCACCCCGCACCGTCACTCCGCGCGTCAGCTTGCCATCAGACAGTAGTCGGCAATACCGACCGGCCGGTCAGCTCCTCGTCACCTCCCGGCCATCTACCGTTCGACGATTCGGGCGGGCCGCACTCGTCATCACTTCCCTGACCTGCACTGATCAACGATCGGTCGGGGCGGTGCGACGCCGGTCACACCGACCCGGATCGGAGACCTACCGGCGAGTAATTCTCGGGTCTAGACTTCCGCCATGACGGCTGTGCATGTCCCGGGTGTCCCGGTCATCGAGGCGGGCCGGCTGGTTTCGACCAGCCCGGCCACCGGCGCTGAGGCCGGTCGCCTCCCGGTCGCCACCGACGACGACGTGCGGCGGGCTGTCGACCGCGCCCGCGCGGCCAGCGAGTGGTGGGCCGGGCTCAGCTTCACCGGCCGCCGCGAACGGCTGCTGCGGTGGCGCGCTCTGCTCGCCAAGCGGATCGAAGAGTTGGCCGAGCTGGTGCACGTCGAGGGCGGCAAGCCGATCGCCGACGCCATCGTCGAGATCGTCACCGCGATCGAGCACATCGACTGGGCCGCCCGCAACGCCGGCCGCGTGCTCGGCCCGCGCCGGGTGCGGTCCCGGCTCATCCTCGCCGAGTTCTCCGGGCACCTCGAATACCAGCCGTACGGCGTGGTCGGCGTGATCGGGCCGTGGAACTATCCGGTCTTCACGCCGATCGGCTCCGCCGCGTACGCGCTGGCCGCCGGCAACGCCGTGGTGCTCAAGCCGAGCGAGTACACGCCCGCCGTCGGCCAGTGGCTGGTGGACAGCTTCGCCGAGGTGGTGCCCGAGCAGCCGGTGTTCACCGCCGTGCACGGGTTGGGCGACGTGGGCGCGGCGCTGTGCCGGTCCGGCGTCAACAAGCTGGCCTTCACCGGCTCAACCGCCACCGCCCGGAAGGTGATGGCCGCCTGCGCGGAGACGTTGACCCCGGTGCTGATCGAGGGCGGCGGCAAGGACGCCATGATCGTCGACAGCGACGCCGATCTGGACGCCGCCGCCGAGGCGTGCGTCTGGGGCGGCATGACCAACGCCGGTCAGACCTGCATCGGCATCGAGCGGGTGTACGCCGTCGACTCGGTCTTCGACGCCTTCGTCGACAAGGTGGTGGCCCGCGCCGGTCAGCTGACCGTCGGGGCGGAGGGCACCGACATCGGCCCGATCACCATGCCCAAACAGCTCGACGTGATCCGCCGGCACATCGACGCGGCGATCACCTCGGGCGGACGTGCCGTGCTCGGCGGCCCGAGCGCGGTGCAGCCGCCGTACGTCCACCCGACCGTGCTCGTGGACGTCCCGGAGGATTCGGCCGCCGTCCGCGAGGAGACCTTCGGCCCCACGCTGACCATCAGCCGGGTCCGCGACGCCGACGAGGCCGTCGCCCGCGCCAACGCCCTGTCGTACGGCCTGGGCGGTTCGGTCTTCGGCCGACGGCGCGCGGTGGCCATCGCCCGGCGGCTGCGCTCCGGAATGGCCTCGATCAACTCCACCCTGACCTTCGCAGGCATGTCCACCCTGCCGTTCGGCGGGGTCGGCGACTCCGGTTTCGGGCGGATCCATGGGGAGGACGGGCTGCGCGAATTCGGCCGGGCCAAGGCGATCACCCGGCGTCGCGCACGATCGCTACTGCCGTCGATGACCTTCGAACGGACCCCGACCGACGTGGCCCGACTCGTCAAGGCCATCAAGGTGATGTACGGAAGGTGATTGTCGGATAGCCGATCTTCAACAAAGATCGGCGTATCCGCATGTTTGTACCCCGTGTTCACGGCGGTACATTGCGTTAAATGGGCCACAATCGATTGCGCTACCGCCTTGTCGACAGTGACCAGTCATGGAGCGCCCGGCGGCGTCGCCACCGCGCGGACTGGCTGGCACGCACCTTCCCCGACATCGGCGACATGCACGTGGTCGATCTCGGCGGCCGGCTCGGCACCTGGCACCGCGCCACCGTCCGGCCAGCCCGGGTGACCGTCGTCAACCTGGAGCAGCCGCCCGCCGTCGTGCCGGACTGGGCCCACGTCGAACAGGCCGACGCCTGCGACCTGCCGTCGCACCTCGCCAAGGGCGACTACGACATGGTCTTCTCAAACTCCGTGCTGGAGCATGTGGGCGGGCACGAACGCCGGCTGCGCTTCGCCGCCACCACCCGCTCACTGGCCGACCGGCACTGGGTGCAGACGCCCTACCGCTACTTCCCCATCGAGCCACACTGGATCGCACCCGGGATGCAGTTCCTACCGGTACGCCTACGCACCGCGCTCGCCCAACGCTGGCCGTTGGGGCACAAGCCGACCCGCAGCCATGACGTCGCCATCCACCAGGTGCTCTGGACCGAACTGCTGGACCGCTCGCAGATGCGCCACTACTTCCCCGACTCGAGCATGCTGGTCGAGCGGGTGTTCGGCCTACCCAAGTCTCTGATCGCGGTGCGTACCGGGAGCTGAGCCGATCAGAAGAGGGTCAGCTCGTCCTTCTCGATGCCCCGCAGCTTGTCGTAGTTCACGACCACACACCGGATGCCCCGGTCGGTGGCGAGCACCCGGGCCTGCGGCTTGATCTCCTGGGCTGCGAAGACGCCGGCAACCGGGCTGAGCAGCGGGTCACGATTCATCAACTCGAGATAGCGGGTCAACTGCTCCACCCCGTCGATGTCGCCACGCCGCTTGACCTCCACGGCGACCGCACCGGAGTTCGCGTCCCGGCAGAGCAGGTCGACCGGGCCGATCGCCGTCATGTACTCGCGGCGGACCAGCGTGAACCCCTCGCCCAGGGCGCCAGGGTTGGCGGCCAACAACTCCTGCAGGTGCGCCTCCACCCCGTCCTTGCGCAGGCCCGGATCAACACCCAGCTCGTACGAGGTGTCCTGGAAGATCTCCTCCAGGGTGATCCGTAGCTCCTCGCCAGCCTTGTTGACCACCCGCCACACACCGGGGGCCTCCTCCAGCCGACACGGGGGGCTCATCCAGTTCAACGGCTTGTACGCCCGGTCGTCGGCATGAATCGACACCGACCCGTCCGCCTTCACCATCAGCAACCGGGTGGCCAGCGGCAGGTGAGCCGAGAGCCGTCCGACGTAGTCCACCGAGCACTTCGCAATGACCAACCGCACCCGACGAGGGTAACCGAGTACCCACCAGTCGCCAGCGAGCGGCACTGGCGCGTCGATGCGATGCTGGGTTCGTGTTCGAAGTCCTCACCGGCACTGGCCTCGCCGCATCGGCGGGCCTGAACGCCTACATACCCCTGCTCATCCTCGGTCTCCTCGGCCGCTACACCGACCTGATCGACCTCCCCAGCGGCTGGACCTGGCTCGGCAACGGCTGGGTCATCGTCATCCTGGCCGTGCTGCTGGTCGTCGAGACGGTGGCGGACAAGGTGCCCGTGGTCGACCACATCAACGACGTGGTGCAGACCATGGTCCGGCCCACCGCCGGCGGCCTGGCCTTCGGCGCCGGATCCTCGTCGGAGACGGTGACGGTCAGCGACCCGGGGAGCTTCTTCTCGTCCCATCAGTGGGTGCCGGTCGTCACCGGCGTGCTGCTGGCGTTGGGTGTGCACCTGCTCAAGTCCGCGGCACGACCCGTCATCAACGCGACCACCGCCGGGTTCGGCGCCCCGGTCGCCAGCACCGCCGAGGACGCCACCAGCGTGGTGGTCTCCCTGGTGGCGATCATCCTGCCGGTGTTGGTGCTGGCTTTCCTGCTGGGCCTGGTGGTCTTCATCTTCTGGTTCTTCCGCCGACGCTCCGAACGCCGCCGGGAACGCGAAGCGGCTCGCGCCGCCGGTTTCCGAGTCTGACAAGGTCGTACGCCGCTGGCCGGCACCCGGGACCGGGCGGGATGGCTTGATCGACTCGGGTTCCTGGAATCCGGGGCGTCCCGGGCGTCGGGACACCGCGCCGTCAAGGAAAGCGAGTCGATCAAGTCGTCGCGGGGCGTTCGGGCGCGGATCTGCCGATCGGCCGGGGGCCATATCGGGGCAGGAAAGAGCGACAAAAGCCTACGATCGGGCAAAAGACTAGAGGAGGTTGGCATGACTGCAGCGTTGGAGATGCCCCGAGTCCAGGAATGTGTGGTCGCCGCGTGCGCGTACAACCAGTCGGGTGACTGCCACGCCTTCGCGATCACGATCGGCAGCATGGATCACGCGCACTGCCACACCTTCGTCGAGTCGCCGATCCGGGGCGGTGTGGACAGCCTGATCGCCCAGGTTGGCGCCTGTCAGCGCTCCGACTGCCGGCACAACGAGCAGTTGGAGTGTCACGCGGCGTCCATCCGGGTCGGCCCGGACAACGACATGGCCGACTGCATGACGTACGCCGGCCGCTGACCCAGCGAGCTCTGAAGCAGAGCCGGATCAGGGCAGGTCGTTGGCGCTCCGGATGACCGTCACCAGGTCGTCGATGATGCCGGTGAGGGCGAAGTCCCTCGGGGTGAAGACCCGGGCAACCCCGGCGGCCCGGAGCGTGTCCGCGTCACCGGCGGGGATGATGCCGCCCACGACCACCGGTAGGTCCGCCCGGCCGGCGGCGCGCAGCCCGTCGAGCACCGCGGGCACGGCGGCCAGGTGCGACCCGGAGAGCACGGACAGCCCGACCAGGTCGACGTCCTCCTCGACGGCAGCGGCGACGATCTGCCCTGCGGTCAGCCGGATGCCCTGGTAGATGACCTCGAAGCCGGCATCGCGGGCGCGTACCGCGATCTGCTCCGCGCCGTTGGAGTGCCCGTCCAGGCCGGGTTTGCCGACCAGGAGCCGCAGCCGACCGCTGCCCAACTCCCGGGCGGTGGCGGTGACCCGCTCGCGGACGGCCGCGAGGCCCGGGTCGCCCGCGCTGCCGGTGGCGCCGGCCAGGCCGGTCGGCGCCCGGTACTCACCGAAGACCTGACGCAGCGCGCCGGCCCACTCGCCGGTGGTCACCCCGGCACGCACGCACTCCAGGGTGGCCGGCATCAGGTTCGTGGTGGTCGCGGCGTCCGCGCGCAGCCGGGAAAGAGCCGCGTCGACGGCGGTCGCGTCCCGGTCGGCCCGCCACCGGTGTACGCCGTCAGCGGCGGCCGCCTCGACCGCGGGGTCGACCTGCTCGACGGCTTCCGCACCGGCGGCGGTCAGCGGGGAGGGTTCCGTCTCGGCGTACCGGTTGACCCCGACCACGACGTCGGCCCCGGACTCCATTCGGCGACGGCGCTCGGCCAGTGCGGCGACCAGGGCGCTCTTGAGGTAGCCGGTCTCCACGGCGGCGACCACACCGCCCAACTCCAGCACCTTGTCCAGTTCGACCCGCGCCCCGGTGACGATCTCGTCGACCAGCGCGGTCATCACGTGCGAGCCGGCGAAGAGGTCGGGGTATTCGAGCAGATCCGACTCGTACGCCAGGACCTGCTGCATCCGCAGTGACCACTGCTGGTCCCAGGGGCGGGGTAGGCCGAGCGCCTCGTTCCAGGCTGGCAGTTGCACCGCACGGGCCCGGGCATCGCGGGACATCGTCACGCCGAGCATCTCCAGCACGATGCGCTGGATGTTGTTCTCCGGCTGCGCCTCGGTGAGGCCGAGCGAGTTGACCTGCACGCCGTAGCGGAACCGACGTTGTTTGGCCTCGGTGACCCCGTACCGGTCCCGGGTGATCTGGTCCCAGAGCACGCCGAACGCGCGCATCTTGGCGATCTCCTCGACGAAGCGCACCCCGGCGTTGACGAAGAACGAGATCCGCTGGACCACGTCGCCCATCCGCTCGGCCGGCACCTGACCGGAGTCGCGGACCGCGTCGAGCACGGCGACGGCGGTAGCTAGCGCGAAGCCGACCTCCTGCACGGGCGTGGCGCCGGCCTCCTGGAGGTGGTACGAGCAGATGTTGACCGGGTTCCACCGCGGCATCTCGCTCAGCGTGTATGCCACGACGTCGGCGGTCAGCCGCAGCGACGCCGCCGGCGGGAAGATGTACGTGCCCCGGGACAGGTACTCCTTGATGATGTCGTTCTGCGTGGTGCCGGCGCAGCGGGCCAGCTCGGCGCCCTGCTCCAGCCCCACGGTGCCGTAGAGGGCGAGCATCCACATCGCCGGGGCGTTGATGGTCATCGAGGTGTTCATGTCGGCGAGCGGAAGGCCGTCGAAGAGGGCCCGCATGTCGCCGAGGTGGGCCACCGGCACACCGACCCGGCCGACCTCACCGGCGGCCAGTTCGTGGTCCGGGTCGTACCCGGTCTGGGTGGGCAGGTCGAAGGCGACCGAGAGGCCGGTTTGCCCCTTCGCCAGGTTGCGGCGGAAGAGGGCGTTGGTCGCCGCGGCCGACGAGTGGCCGGCGTAGGTGCGCATCACCCACGGGCGGTCCCGCTCGGGCAGTCGAGGCGAAGATGCCGTCTCATCCATGGCCGGAGTTTAAGTTACCGTTCAGTAAAAGGGGCTGTGGAAAACCACACAGGTCCATGTCGGGGACGTCCGGGTGCCAAACGGGCGCAATGGCGCGGACCGCCATACCCGGGGCACCAGGCAGCCCTGGTCAGGCGCACACTGGACGCCATGGATGATGAGTTGGCGATCTCCGTACGGGGGCTGCGCAAGGCGTACGGCGAAAACGTGGCGGTTGCTGGCGTGGATCTCGACGTGCACCGTGGCGAGGTGTTCGCGTTGCTCGGCCCGAACGGCGCCGGCAAGACCACAACCGTGGAGATCCTGGAGGGTTACCGACACCGGGATGCCGGCGAGGTCTCCGTGCTCGGCGCGGACCCGGCCAAACCTGACGCCGACTGGCGCTCCCGGGTCGGCATCGTGCTCCAGGGCACCGGCGAGTTCGACGAGCTGACCGTGGCCGAGGTGATCCGGCACTTCTCCGGCTTCTACCCGGACGCCGACGACCCGGAGAAGGTGATCGAGCGGGTCGGGCTGGCCGGCAAGGCGAAGGCCCGCACACACACTCTCTCCGGCGGGCAGAAGCGCCGCCTGGACGTGGCCCTGGGCATCATCGGCCGCCCCGAGTTGCTCTTCCTCGACGAGCCGACCACCGGCTTCGACCCGGAGGCCCGCCGCGAGTTCTGGGAGCTGATCCGCGACCTCGCGGCGGCCGGCACCACCATCGTGCTCACCACCCACTACCTGGACGAGGCCGAGTCCCTCGCCGACCGGGTCGGCGTGATCGCCGGCGGTCGGCTGGTCGAGGTGGCCGCTCCCAACCGGCTGGGCAATCGGCAGGAGGCCCTGGCGACGGTCTCCTGGCGTACCCCGGAAGGGACGCTGGAGAGCGCGCAGAGCGCGACGCCGACGGCCTTCGTGGCCGACCTCGCCGCGCGTCACGGCGGCGAGGTCCCCGGGCTCACGGTGACCCGGCCAACCCTGGAGGACGTCTACCTCACCATGATCGGACACGCGCGATGACGACCACGACGAAGCCGGCGACGCCGGTCACCGCGACCCGCGGCCGGCGGCCGGGGGCGGGCGCGCTCGCCCTGCGCCAGGGTCGGCTGGAGATCACCCAGTTCCTGCGCAGCCGGGAGTCCGTGGTCTTCACGATGGGCTTCCCCATCATCATGATCCTGATCTTCGCGGCGATCTTCGACGGCACGATCGGCGGCGGGGTCAAGTTCACCCAATACTTCATCACCGGCATGATCGCGACCGGCCTGATGACGGTGAGCTTCCAGAACCTCGGCATCTGGATCCCGATCGAGCGGGACCGGGGCGTGCTCAAGCGCTACCGGGGCACGCCGATGCCGAAGTGGGTCTGGTTCGCCGGCAAGGTGATCATGGTGGTGGCGATCGGCATCGCCGAGACCGCGCTGCTGCTGGCCGTCGCGGTGGCGCTGTTCGACCTCGACCTGCCGGGCACCGCCGGCAAGTGGCTCACCTTCGGCTGGGTCGCCGTGCTCGGGGTGACCGCGTGCACGCTGTGCGGCATCGCGATCTCGTCGCTGGCCCGCACCGCCCGCAGCGGCTCGGCGGTGGTCACCCCGGTCGCCCTGGTGCTCCAGTTCATCTCCGGGGTGTTCTTCGTCTTCACCGACCTGCCCACCTGGATGCAGCAGGTGGCGGCGCTGTTCCCGCTCAAGTGGATGTGCCAGGGGCTGCGGTCGGTCTTCCTGCCCGAGAGCTTCGGCGCTCAGGAGCCGGGCGGCTCGTTCGAGCTGGGCCGAGTCGCGCTAGTACTGGCCCTGTGGTGCGTGATCGGTGTGGTGCTCTGCATGACCACCTTCCGCTGGACCACCAAACGAGACGGCTAACCGCCCCACCCCCACGCCCCGCCCCTCCCCTCCCCGCGCCCGCGCCCCTCCCCGCCGATCTAGGGCTCGTTGTCGTTTGTTGATCTCCAACGACAGCGCTTTGCCCTAGATCGACGGGGAGGGGCGGCGGGGAGGGGCGGCGGGGCGCGGGGCGGTGGGTTTAGTACGTGTAGAAGCCCTTGCCGGTTTTGCGGCCCAGGTCACCGGCGGTGACCATCCGCTGGAGCAACTCCGGCGGGAAGAACTTCTCGTCGGCGGTGTCGGTGTAGATGTTCTTCGAGGCGTGCAGGAGCACGTCCACGCCGGTCAGGTCGGTGGTGGCCAGTGGGCCCATCGCGTGACCGAAGCCCAGCCGGCAGGCCGTGTCCAGGTCTTCTGCGGACACCACGCCGGACTCGACCAGCTTGACCGCCTCCACCACCAGGGCGGAGATCAGCCGGGTGGTGACGAAGCCGGCGATGTCCCGGTTGACCACCACCACCGTCTTGCCGATCTCCTCGGCGAAGGCCCGTGCGGTGTCCAGCGTGGCGTCGCTGGTCTTGTAACCGCGAACCAGCTCGCAGAGCTGCATCATCGGCACCGGGGAGAAGAAGTGGGTGCCGACGACCGCCTCGGGCCGCTCGGTCACGGCGGCGATCTGGGTGACCGGAATGGCCGAGGTGTTGGTGGCGAGCACCGCGTCCGACTTGCAGATCTTGTCCAGGGCGCGGAACACCTCGTGCTTGATCTCCAGCCGCTCGAAGACCGCCTCGACCACGATGTCCGCGTCCGCCGCCGCCTCCAGATCGGTGGTCGGGGTGATCCGGGCGAGCGTCTCCTCGACCTCGGACGCCTCGATCCGGCCCTTCTCGGCGAACTTCTCCAGCGACTTCCGGATGCCGCCGAGCCCTCGGGTGGTGGCGGCCTCGTCCAGGTCGCGCAGCGTCACCTGCCAGCCCGCCTGCGCCGCCACCTGGGCGATGCCAGAACCCATCAACCCAGCCCCGACGACCGCGAGTCGACCCGCCATCTACTTCTCCCTCGCTGCGATTGAGTGCCTGCCTGCACCCTAGTCGGCGAGCCTGAACGACGACTAAGGGGCTGTCGGGAGACCCAACAGCCCCTGGCCTGGTCGGCGTCGGCGTCAGATGTCCAGCGAGGGTTCCTCCGGCGTGGTGCCCCGCTCGACCGCCACCCCGAGTGCACGCAGGTCGGCCACGAAGTCCGGGTAGCCCCGGTCGACGTGGTGCACGTGGGAGACCTCGGTGACCCCCTCGGCGCAGAGCCCCGCGATGATCAACCCCGCGCCCGCGCGGATGTCGGTGGCCCGCACCGGGGCACCGGAGAGCCTGTCCCGTCCGCGGACCACCGCGTGGTGCCCGTCGGTCTTGATGTCCGCGCCGAGCCGCATCATCTCGTTGGCGAACATGAACCGACCGTCGAAGATGTTCTCGGTGATCAGGGAGGCTCCGTCGCTGACCGCCGCCAGCCCGATCGCCATCGGCAGCAGGTCGGTGGCGAAGCCGGGATACGGCAGCGTCACCACGTCCACCGCCCGGGGTCGGTCGTCCATTCGTACGCGGAAGCCGTCCCCCCGGGTCTCCACCAGGCCGCCGGCCGCCACCACCTTGTCCAGCGCGACCTCCAGGTACGCCGGATCCAGCCCGGTCACCGTCACGTCTCCGCGGGTCATCGCCGCGCCGAACGCCCAGGTGCCGGCGACGATCCGGTCCCCCACCGTGGCGTGCCGCACCGGGCGCAGACCGGGCACCCCGGTGATCCGCAGCGTGGATGTGCCCGCGCCGGAGATCCGCGCGCCCATCTCGTTGAGCATCGTGCAGATGTCGACGATCTCCGGCTCCCGGGCCGCGTTGTCGATCATCGTGGTGCCCTGGGCCAGCACCGCCGCCATCACCAGGTTCTCGGTCGCACCGACACTGGGGAAGTCCAACACGATGTCCGCGCCGCGCAGCCCGTGCGGGGCGGAGGCGATGACGAACCCATGTTCACCGGAGATCTCCGCGCCCATCCGGGTCAGCCCGGAGACGTGCATGTCCAGCCCACGTGACCCGATGGCATCGCCGCCGGGATGGGCCACCCGCACGTACCCTCGGCGGGCCAGCAGCGGGCCGAGCACACAGATCGACGCCCGCAACCGTCGGACCAGGTCGTAGTCGGCTTCCGCGCCCGGCTGGTCGGGCACGTCGATGGTCACCGAACGGGACCGGGCCACGCCACCGCGAGCGACCATCGGGTCGACCGGGTCGTCCGCGTCGAACTGGACGTCGCAGCCCAGCCGGCGCAGCACCTCCCCCATGATCGCGATGTCGGTGATCCGTGGGACGTTCGTGATCACGCTGCGGCCCGGTGCGAGCAGCGCGGCGGCCATCAGTTTCAGCGCCGAGTTCTTGGCGCCAACCACGTGCACCGTGCCGGCCAGTCGGGCGTCACCGT
The window above is part of the Micromonospora sp. LH3U1 genome. Proteins encoded here:
- the murA gene encoding UDP-N-acetylglucosamine 1-carboxyvinyltransferase, yielding MTHSLRIPDLTIPVRPDSTASWPVVAGPGDAGDAAVNDVDVIRVHGDARLAGTVHVVGAKNSALKLMAAALLAPGRSVITNVPRITDIAIMGEVLRRLGCDVQFDADDPVDPMVARGGVARSRSVTIDVPDQPGAEADYDLVRRLRASICVLGPLLARRGYVRVAHPGGDAIGSRGLDMHVSGLTRMGAEISGEHGFVIASAPHGLRGADIVLDFPSVGATENLVMAAVLAQGTTMIDNAAREPEIVDICTMLNEMGARISGAGTSTLRITGVPGLRPVRHATVGDRIVAGTWAFGAAMTRGDVTVTGLDPAYLEVALDKVVAAGGLVETRGDGFRVRMDDRPRAVDVVTLPYPGFATDLLPMAIGLAAVSDGASLITENIFDGRFMFANEMMRLGADIKTDGHHAVVRGRDRLSGAPVRATDIRAGAGLIIAGLCAEGVTEVSHVHHVDRGYPDFVADLRALGVAVERGTTPEEPSLDI